The proteins below are encoded in one region of Corynebacterium felinum:
- a CDS encoding TetR/AcrR family transcriptional regulator, which produces MPVVSSVELSSRRQEILDGARRCFAEHGYEGATVRRLEEATGKSRGAIFHHFGDKENLFLALAREDAARMAEVVADNGLVEVMHDMLAHPERYDWLSTRLEISKMLRTDPSFRARWQEHQQVLDDAVRARLRGNLSKGGLRNDVEVDVLHTYLETVLDGFITRIASGASTKDLSAVLHLVEDSVRKH; this is translated from the coding sequence ATGCCTGTGGTCTCCAGTGTCGAGCTTTCCTCGCGTCGGCAAGAAATCCTTGATGGTGCCCGCCGCTGCTTTGCTGAACATGGCTATGAGGGAGCCACGGTTCGTCGTCTCGAAGAGGCGACTGGGAAATCTCGGGGTGCGATTTTCCATCACTTCGGTGATAAAGAGAACTTATTCTTAGCGCTTGCTCGTGAAGATGCTGCTCGTATGGCTGAGGTTGTTGCAGATAATGGTTTGGTAGAGGTGATGCACGATATGCTCGCCCATCCTGAACGCTACGATTGGCTGTCAACCCGGCTGGAAATTTCGAAGATGTTGCGTACTGATCCCAGTTTTCGGGCTCGCTGGCAGGAGCATCAGCAAGTGCTTGACGACGCCGTTCGCGCTCGATTGCGCGGAAATCTGTCCAAGGGGGGCTTGCGTAACGACGTCGAAGTTGATGTATTGCACACCTATCTCGAAACCGTTTTAGACGGTTTTATCACCCGCATTGCTTCAGGGGCGTCGACGAAAGATTTGTCAGCTGTGCTCCACCTTGTTGAAGATAGTGTCAGAAAACACTAA
- a CDS encoding glutamine amidotransferase-related protein: MADFLFISLRFGEHSREIAQAELGDLLRSTVLSAHEVDHLIIDSTNVCIPHLDSYVGVIVGGSALNVTTSTYDEFQTHVHSELTRLIGLDIPVFLICFGMGFLAQATGGKVDRSRPEVTGITEVVLSDVPDPLTASLPERFLALTGHQESTVELGDGATILAQGPTCFAQMVRYRDHVWATQFHPEMDADAMKVRMAFFMNHGYFSPEDYDEIVSNIRDFDVSHSHAVINNFVHHCRAMAAK, encoded by the coding sequence ATGGCTGATTTTCTTTTTATCTCACTGCGCTTCGGTGAGCATTCACGCGAAATCGCGCAGGCTGAACTCGGTGACCTGCTGCGTTCAACAGTTCTTAGTGCTCACGAGGTCGACCACCTCATTATCGACTCCACGAACGTGTGTATTCCTCACCTTGACTCCTACGTAGGGGTCATCGTTGGGGGTAGTGCGCTTAATGTGACAACAAGTACCTATGATGAGTTCCAGACCCACGTGCATTCTGAGCTCACTCGACTCATTGGTCTTGATATTCCGGTGTTCCTCATCTGCTTTGGCATGGGATTCTTAGCGCAGGCAACGGGTGGCAAGGTGGATCGGAGTCGCCCTGAGGTCACGGGCATTACTGAAGTGGTTCTTAGCGACGTACCTGATCCTTTGACTGCTTCGCTGCCCGAACGTTTCCTTGCATTAACCGGGCATCAGGAATCCACTGTTGAATTGGGTGATGGGGCCACTATTCTTGCTCAAGGGCCTACGTGTTTTGCGCAAATGGTGCGTTACCGCGATCACGTGTGGGCAACCCAGTTCCATCCGGAAATGGATGCGGATGCGATGAAGGTTCGCATGGCATTTTTTATGAATCACGGCTATTTCTCACCCGAAGATTATGACGAGATCGTCTCCAATATCCGTGACTTTGACGTGTCGCACTCACATGCGGTGATCAATAATTTTGTTCATCATTGTCGCGCCATGGCCGCCAAATAG
- a CDS encoding DUF1990 domain-containing protein: MINYPPHLKLTTLDLAKGSRSHLVSPWRVLDESRVLGHGRQTFARASEKLLCWQVHEEAGMKVTAHEGWVELKCGPTTNECDILLIDAQPAHTIMVYGTRARHLASGEEAFIISIDSHDTVTGRCVAFSQPNHWITTLGAPAARWAQRRITQRYLAAMARQ, from the coding sequence ATGATTAACTACCCACCACACCTGAAATTAACAACACTTGACCTCGCAAAGGGATCTAGGTCACATCTCGTGTCACCGTGGCGTGTTCTCGACGAATCCCGAGTGCTTGGCCATGGTCGACAGACTTTTGCGCGCGCTAGCGAAAAACTACTATGTTGGCAGGTCCACGAAGAAGCTGGCATGAAAGTAACCGCACACGAAGGCTGGGTGGAGCTAAAATGTGGCCCAACCACCAACGAATGCGACATCCTGCTTATCGACGCCCAACCAGCGCACACAATCATGGTGTACGGAACCCGTGCTCGACATCTCGCAAGCGGCGAAGAAGCCTTCATCATCAGCATTGATTCTCACGACACAGTAACTGGACGATGCGTCGCTTTTTCTCAACCCAATCATTGGATCACCACACTAGGTGCTCCAGCTGCCAGGTGGGCGCAGCGACGCATCACACAACGCTATTTGGCGGCCATGGCGCGACAATGA
- a CDS encoding ACT domain-containing protein: MFAIMTVTGVDHTGIIAAVSTALAELDVNIHNVSQTLMGEYFTMILHVAFDEKAVDMGTIQEKMTEVEKQEKLVIRIQSQAIFDAMNII; encoded by the coding sequence ATGTTTGCCATTATGACTGTAACGGGTGTTGATCACACCGGCATTATCGCCGCAGTATCCACCGCGCTTGCTGAACTCGACGTCAATATCCACAACGTGTCACAAACCCTCATGGGCGAGTATTTCACCATGATTTTGCACGTCGCTTTCGACGAAAAAGCAGTTGATATGGGCACCATTCAGGAAAAGATGACTGAAGTGGAAAAGCAAGAAAAGCTCGTGATCCGAATCCAGTCTCAGGCGATCTTCGACGCCATGAACATCATCTAA
- a CDS encoding PFL family protein, with amino-acid sequence MTFHHSSSSILETIDMIEKYRLDIRTVTMGISLLDCVRSTMEDTCEAVYNKITTKAENLVSECEAIERELGIPIVNKRISVTPIALIAQAVDGSPVEIAKALDRAAKTVGVNFIGGYSAIVEKGMTPGDERLIRSIPEALTVTDVVCSSVNIGSSRAGINMNAVALMGEIVKEAAELTKDNSAIACAKLVVFANAVGDNPFMAGAFHGIEEPDCVVSVGVSGPGVVNRALGDLDGATLDEVAEAIKKAAFKITRAGQLVGTMASQRLGVPFGIVDLSLAPTAELGDSVAHIMEHMGLKQVGTHGTTAALALLNDAVKKGGMMACSRVGGLSGSFIPVSEDKGMIDAVRAGNISIDKLEAMTAICSVGLDMVAIPGDTSAQLIAGMIADEAAIGVMNHKTTAVRVIPVPGTKPGDEVNFGGLLGYAPVIPVSTVDNSDFISRGGFIPAPVHGFRN; translated from the coding sequence ATGACTTTTCACCACTCCTCTTCCTCGATCCTCGAAACTATCGACATGATCGAGAAGTACCGCCTCGATATCCGCACCGTCACCATGGGTATTTCCCTGCTTGACTGCGTGCGCTCCACTATGGAGGACACCTGTGAGGCGGTCTACAATAAAATCACCACGAAAGCTGAAAACCTCGTCTCCGAATGCGAAGCGATTGAACGGGAGCTCGGAATCCCCATCGTTAACAAGCGGATCTCCGTCACCCCTATCGCTCTGATTGCGCAAGCAGTCGACGGCTCGCCCGTTGAGATTGCGAAGGCACTCGACCGCGCCGCAAAAACCGTGGGCGTGAACTTCATCGGCGGCTATTCAGCCATTGTGGAAAAGGGCATGACGCCTGGCGATGAGCGTTTGATCCGTTCCATTCCCGAAGCGCTCACTGTGACCGACGTGGTGTGTTCCTCGGTCAATATCGGTTCTTCTCGTGCTGGCATCAACATGAATGCTGTGGCCCTGATGGGTGAAATTGTCAAGGAAGCCGCGGAATTAACCAAAGACAACTCCGCAATTGCCTGCGCCAAGCTCGTCGTCTTCGCCAATGCGGTGGGCGATAATCCCTTCATGGCAGGTGCTTTCCACGGCATCGAAGAGCCCGATTGCGTCGTTTCCGTCGGCGTTTCCGGCCCCGGCGTGGTCAACCGTGCGCTTGGCGATCTGGACGGCGCCACCCTCGATGAGGTGGCCGAAGCGATCAAAAAAGCTGCCTTCAAGATTACCCGCGCAGGTCAGCTGGTCGGCACCATGGCGTCGCAACGCCTTGGCGTCCCCTTCGGCATCGTCGACCTCTCGCTGGCACCCACCGCCGAACTCGGCGACTCCGTTGCCCACATCATGGAACACATGGGCTTAAAGCAGGTCGGCACCCACGGCACTACCGCAGCACTTGCCTTGCTAAACGACGCCGTGAAAAAGGGTGGCATGATGGCTTGCTCCCGCGTCGGCGGTCTGTCCGGCTCTTTTATCCCCGTCTCCGAAGATAAGGGCATGATTGATGCCGTACGTGCTGGAAATATCAGCATCGACAAGCTCGAAGCCATGACCGCAATCTGCTCCGTCGGACTTGATATGGTCGCAATCCCCGGTGACACCTCCGCACAGCTCATCGCCGGAATGATCGCTGACGAAGCTGCAATCGGCGTGATGAACCATAAGACCACCGCCGTGCGCGTTATCCCCGTACCTGGCACAAAGCCAGGCGACGAAGTCAACTTCGGCGGACTCTTGGGCTACGCCCCTGTCATACCTGTCTCCACCGTAGACAACTCCGATTTCATCAGCCGCGGCGGCTTCATCCCCGCACCAGTCCACGGTTTCCGAAACTAG
- the ltrA gene encoding group II intron reverse transcriptase/maturase: protein MSADVGEVSTGAGADLWNQVFSGGNLRTALERVKTNKGAAGVDGVGVEDIDVYLREHWSGIRERLDAGTYKPLPVREVMIPKPSGGWRMLGVPTVVDRVICQAIAQVLTPIFDVGFVPVSFGFRPQRSAHMALKTARGFLNEGYVWVVEVDLSKYFDTVNHDMLMSRVARKVDDKRVLKLIRAYLNAGIMADGVVRCSDAGTPQGSPLSPLLSNIMLDDFDHYLASKGTKFVRYADDIRVFVRSKRAAQRALAQSGKFLEGKLKLRVNQEKSTICHAIKAELLGYGFYLVRGDQYRFRLTKATKVRVLARVKELTARSWSVSMEYRIDRLNKYLRGWLGYFALADAKVFLNRLDEHLRRRLRMCVWKQWKRIRTRIRNLCRLGVDKQKAYEWANTSKSYWRIAGSWVLTTTLTNAYWNDQNLVSAVAYWNYKHSQYSVLV from the coding sequence GTGTCTGCCGATGTAGGGGAAGTGTCAACTGGTGCGGGTGCTGATCTGTGGAATCAAGTCTTTTCAGGTGGCAATCTCCGCACTGCATTAGAGCGGGTTAAGACGAATAAGGGTGCTGCTGGTGTGGACGGGGTAGGTGTTGAGGATATTGACGTTTATCTGCGCGAACACTGGAGTGGCATTCGTGAGCGTCTTGACGCGGGAACGTATAAGCCGTTGCCGGTTCGTGAGGTGATGATCCCAAAGCCTTCGGGTGGTTGGCGTATGCTTGGTGTTCCGACTGTTGTTGATCGTGTGATTTGTCAGGCGATCGCGCAGGTACTTACGCCTATCTTTGATGTGGGGTTTGTGCCTGTGTCTTTTGGTTTCAGGCCTCAACGTAGCGCACATATGGCGTTAAAGACCGCACGTGGGTTTCTTAACGAGGGGTATGTGTGGGTTGTTGAGGTTGATTTGTCGAAGTATTTCGACACGGTTAATCACGACATGTTGATGTCGAGGGTGGCTCGTAAGGTTGACGATAAGCGCGTGTTGAAGCTTATTCGGGCGTATTTAAACGCTGGGATTATGGCTGATGGTGTTGTTCGGTGTAGTGATGCAGGGACTCCGCAGGGGTCACCGTTATCGCCGTTGTTGAGCAATATCATGTTGGATGATTTTGATCATTATCTTGCATCTAAGGGCACGAAGTTTGTTCGTTATGCTGATGATATTCGGGTCTTTGTTCGTTCCAAGCGTGCTGCGCAGCGTGCGCTTGCCCAGTCTGGGAAGTTTCTGGAGGGGAAGTTAAAGCTGCGGGTTAATCAGGAGAAGTCCACTATTTGTCATGCGATTAAGGCGGAGCTTTTAGGCTATGGGTTCTATCTGGTTCGTGGTGATCAGTATCGGTTTCGACTTACTAAGGCCACGAAGGTGAGGGTTTTAGCCCGAGTGAAAGAGCTTACGGCAAGATCGTGGTCGGTGTCGATGGAGTATCGCATTGACCGGTTAAACAAATATTTGCGTGGATGGCTTGGTTATTTCGCGTTGGCGGATGCGAAGGTGTTTCTTAACCGGCTGGATGAGCATCTTCGTCGTCGACTGCGGATGTGCGTATGGAAGCAGTGGAAACGTATCCGAACGCGGATACGGAACCTCTGCCGCTTGGGTGTGGATAAACAAAAGGCCTATGAGTGGGCTAATACCAGTAAGTCCTACTGGCGTATCGCTGGCTCGTGGGTGCTTACAACCACGCTTACTAATGCGTATTGGAATGACCAGAACCTCGTATCAGCCGTGGCGTATTGGAACTATAAGCACAGTCAATACTCTGTATTGGTGTAA
- a CDS encoding ABC-F family ATP-binding cassette domain-containing protein → MIVTNDFEVRVGARTLLLAPGQHLRVQPGDRIGLVGRNGAGKTTTMRILAGETEPFAGKVVRSGDIGYLPQDSREGNIEQSVRDRVLSARGLDQIRRSMDRQQEIMETTVDDRKRDQAIRKYARLEEQYHSLGGYEANAECAQICDNLGLPARILDQQLKTLSGGQRRRVELAQILFAASAGSGKSQTTLLLDEPTNHLDADSIVWLRSFLAKHEGGLIMISHDVELLEDVCNKVWFLDAVRAEADVYNMGYKKYLDARATDEARRRRERANAEKKAAALKDQAARLGAKATKAAAAKQMLARAERMMGSLDEVRVADRVAAIKFPEPAPCGKTPLNATGLTKMYGSLEVFAGVDLAIDKGSRVVVLGYNGAGKTTLLKLLAGVERTDGEGGIVTGHGLKIGYFAQEHDTIDPAKTVWQNTIDACPEAGEQDLRGLLGAFMFSGEQLDQPAGTLSGGEKTRLALAGLVSSRANVLLLDEPTNNLDPVSREQVLDALRTYQGAVVLVTHDPGAVQALEPERVIVLPDGDEDLWNDEYMEIVELS, encoded by the coding sequence GTGATTGTGACCAATGATTTTGAGGTTCGCGTGGGTGCTCGCACCCTTCTTTTGGCTCCGGGGCAGCATTTGCGTGTGCAGCCTGGGGATCGTATTGGTCTGGTGGGCCGTAATGGTGCTGGTAAGACTACGACGATGCGTATTTTGGCGGGGGAGACTGAGCCTTTCGCGGGTAAGGTTGTTCGTTCGGGGGATATTGGGTACTTGCCGCAGGATTCTCGGGAGGGGAATATTGAGCAGTCTGTGCGGGATCGTGTCTTAAGTGCGCGTGGTTTGGATCAGATTCGTCGGAGTATGGATCGTCAGCAGGAGATTATGGAGACGACTGTTGATGATCGGAAGCGGGATCAGGCGATTCGGAAGTATGCCCGGTTAGAGGAGCAGTACCATTCTTTGGGTGGGTATGAGGCGAATGCTGAGTGCGCCCAGATTTGCGATAATTTGGGTTTGCCTGCCCGTATTTTGGATCAGCAGTTGAAGACGTTGTCGGGTGGTCAGCGTCGTCGTGTGGAGTTGGCGCAGATTTTGTTTGCGGCGTCAGCGGGTTCAGGTAAGTCTCAGACAACTTTGCTTCTCGACGAGCCGACGAACCACTTGGATGCTGATTCCATTGTGTGGTTGCGTAGTTTTTTGGCTAAGCATGAGGGTGGTTTGATCATGATTAGCCACGATGTTGAGCTGCTGGAGGATGTCTGTAACAAGGTGTGGTTCCTTGACGCGGTGCGGGCTGAAGCTGATGTGTACAACATGGGCTATAAGAAGTATTTGGATGCTCGTGCAACGGATGAGGCGCGTCGACGTCGTGAGCGTGCGAATGCGGAGAAGAAAGCTGCGGCGTTAAAGGATCAGGCTGCTCGTTTGGGGGCGAAGGCAACGAAGGCTGCGGCGGCAAAGCAAATGTTGGCGCGTGCTGAGCGGATGATGGGCAGTTTGGATGAGGTTCGTGTGGCGGATCGGGTGGCTGCGATTAAGTTCCCGGAGCCGGCGCCGTGCGGTAAGACTCCGTTGAATGCGACTGGGCTGACGAAGATGTATGGGTCTTTGGAGGTGTTTGCTGGTGTTGATCTGGCGATTGATAAGGGTTCGCGTGTTGTGGTGTTGGGCTATAACGGTGCAGGTAAGACCACGTTATTGAAGTTGCTTGCTGGGGTTGAGCGTACCGATGGCGAGGGCGGTATTGTGACTGGCCATGGTTTGAAGATCGGGTATTTTGCCCAGGAGCACGATACGATTGATCCTGCGAAGACGGTGTGGCAGAACACTATTGATGCGTGTCCGGAGGCGGGCGAGCAGGATTTGCGCGGGCTTTTGGGTGCGTTCATGTTTTCGGGTGAGCAGCTGGATCAGCCGGCGGGTACTTTGTCGGGTGGTGAGAAGACTCGTTTGGCGTTGGCGGGTTTGGTCTCGTCGCGGGCGAATGTGTTGTTGTTGGATGAGCCGACGAACAACTTGGACCCTGTCTCGCGCGAACAGGTGCTGGATGCGCTACGCACATATCAGGGTGCTGTGGTGTTGGTGACGCACGATCCTGGTGCGGTTCAGGCGTTGGAGCCGGAGCGGGTTATTGTGTTGCCGGATGGGGATGAGGATCTCTGGAACGACGAATATATGGAAATCGTTGAATTATCATAG
- a CDS encoding HNH endonuclease signature motif containing protein, with the protein MSSIQTMLRTRAAQEAVLLSEMAAHQLTAADIADWAELSQKQARRLLWVIKKIPVDVLHANTTYGLGFSKMDIIASALNKCRDENANLSELGLRMLDHGRTVTCDELKQHAEAMMEEVNANHFRPHRARLAFNRTPNANDQLFFQGAGPSTMVAEMESILVAEAHEYRAQRPDQGIKLSQALFHVLYNKVCAARDYDALLAAQFSAGETPTTDHYLPYRPCYVLVLDPTYRYHADGKAMTTDGSLIPLKELAEQQLNPLGYAVVYALSEGGDYEHVATYGTRRFFTDHQRFVGALETPLCAHPACDRKAVNCQAHHIHAWARGGETLQTNMVPLCAEHNGLNDDLSDVVKHGRIERCPKTGIPGLRRRPGEPLDFNLNPLMRKGIRKYLAELRWARE; encoded by the coding sequence ATGAGCTCGATCCAAACCATGCTTCGCACCCGCGCCGCCCAAGAAGCAGTGCTTTTAAGCGAAATGGCCGCCCACCAACTCACCGCGGCCGACATCGCCGACTGGGCAGAGCTCAGCCAAAAACAAGCACGCCGCCTGTTATGGGTCATAAAGAAAATCCCTGTCGACGTCCTTCACGCCAACACCACATACGGACTTGGTTTTTCCAAGATGGACATCATCGCCTCCGCATTAAACAAATGCCGCGATGAAAACGCAAACCTCAGCGAACTAGGTTTACGCATGCTCGATCACGGGCGAACCGTCACCTGCGACGAACTGAAACAACACGCAGAAGCAATGATGGAAGAAGTCAACGCAAACCACTTTCGCCCACACCGCGCTCGGCTCGCCTTCAACCGAACCCCCAACGCAAACGACCAACTATTCTTCCAAGGCGCAGGACCATCAACCATGGTCGCAGAAATGGAATCAATCCTCGTTGCCGAAGCCCACGAATACCGCGCACAACGACCAGACCAAGGAATCAAACTCTCCCAAGCCCTCTTCCACGTGCTCTACAACAAAGTGTGCGCAGCCAGAGACTACGATGCTCTACTCGCAGCCCAATTCTCGGCGGGGGAAACACCCACCACAGATCACTACCTGCCCTACCGTCCCTGCTACGTTCTCGTCCTCGACCCCACATACCGCTACCATGCAGACGGAAAAGCCATGACAACGGACGGTTCACTAATCCCCCTCAAAGAACTAGCCGAACAGCAACTCAACCCCCTTGGCTACGCCGTAGTCTACGCACTCTCGGAGGGTGGGGACTACGAACACGTCGCCACCTACGGCACCCGCCGCTTTTTCACCGACCACCAGCGCTTCGTTGGTGCACTTGAGACGCCCTTGTGTGCGCATCCGGCCTGCGACCGCAAAGCGGTCAACTGCCAAGCACACCACATTCATGCGTGGGCGCGAGGCGGCGAAACCTTGCAAACAAATATGGTGCCGTTGTGTGCTGAACATAATGGGCTTAACGACGACCTCTCCGACGTCGTCAAGCACGGCAGGATCGAACGGTGCCCGAAAACAGGAATACCGGGCCTACGAAGAAGACCCGGCGAACCGCTCGATTTCAACCTCAACCCACTGATGCGCAAAGGAATCAGAAAATATTTGGCGGAGTTGAGATGGGCGCGAGAATAA
- a CDS encoding metal-sulfur cluster assembly factor, giving the protein MSEENTPAEEKVIPEQSPEDLAKASDVEEYMRDVIDPELGINVVDLGLVYDIWIENGNEAHINMTLTSPACPLTDVLEDQAQSAVVGSGVVEKLTLNWVWMPPWGPHMITEEGREQLRALGFSV; this is encoded by the coding sequence ATGAGTGAAGAAAACACCCCTGCGGAAGAAAAAGTGATCCCCGAGCAGTCCCCGGAGGATTTGGCGAAGGCATCCGATGTTGAAGAATATATGCGTGATGTGATCGACCCTGAGCTTGGTATCAATGTTGTTGATTTGGGTTTGGTGTACGACATTTGGATCGAAAACGGCAACGAAGCACACATCAATATGACGTTGACCAGCCCTGCGTGCCCCCTGACCGACGTGTTGGAGGATCAAGCACAGTCTGCTGTTGTCGGCAGCGGGGTTGTTGAGAAACTCACGTTGAACTGGGTGTGGATGCCGCCGTGGGGTCCTCATATGATCACCGAAGAAGGCCGCGAACAGCTTCGCGCCCTTGGTTTTTCGGTGTAA
- the sufU gene encoding Fe-S cluster assembly sulfur transfer protein SufU encodes MNLESMYQEVILDHYKNPSHAGLREPFLSEVHHVNPSCGDELTLRVMLSDDLSTVTDVSYHAEGCSISQASTSVMADEIIGQPVAAALEKLEEFEKMITSRGQYAGDDDIIGDGIAFSGVSKYPARVKCALLGWKAFQAAASEALEKSE; translated from the coding sequence ATGAATCTAGAGTCGATGTATCAGGAAGTGATTCTTGATCATTACAAAAACCCTTCGCATGCGGGTTTGCGGGAACCTTTCCTCTCCGAGGTTCATCATGTGAATCCTTCGTGTGGCGATGAGCTGACTTTGCGGGTGATGCTTTCCGACGACCTGTCTACTGTCACCGATGTGTCCTACCATGCTGAGGGTTGTTCGATCTCTCAGGCGTCGACGTCGGTCATGGCTGATGAGATTATCGGGCAGCCTGTGGCTGCTGCGTTGGAGAAGCTTGAAGAGTTCGAAAAGATGATCACGTCGCGCGGCCAGTACGCTGGTGACGATGACATTATCGGTGACGGGATTGCGTTTTCTGGCGTGTCTAAGTATCCCGCCCGCGTTAAATGTGCGCTCCTTGGTTGGAAAGCTTTCCAAGCAGCTGCATCTGAAGCATTGGAGAAAAGTGAATGA